GGCGGTGCTATCTTTTctcatttctttttttcttcttctttcctttcttgatATGTGAGGAGTAGGCGGAGTTCTTCCTTTTTGCGTGCTCTTCCTTCCCATGGAATCTTTCCTGGCACTGCCGTTTCACCTTTTGATCATGGATGGATTGGATGGGCGGCATTGGTCACGAACCGAACGGCGCCCGGTGGGGTGTCCCCTTCCGCCGCCGACCTTGGGGCCGCGCGCCGTTCTTGCTGCCGCCGGCCTCGGcctcgctgccgctgccgccgccgccgtcgactttGCCGACGACGGTGGCCCCGTGCCCGTGTCCGTGCCCGTGCGTCTTGGTGTCCACCAACTGCATGCGTATGCGTGAGCGTGACACGGAGGAGAAACGGATTAAACGTGAACGAACCAATCGGACGAACGGCATTGGCATTGTGCCGAAAAGAAAAGAATGATTGAAAGAAGGGAAATCATGCAATTTATCTTGagcgagcagagcagagcagaaaAGAAGGGTAGGGTAGGTGTACCTTGCATCCGAGGGAGCAGAAGCGGAAGGGGTCGAGCAGCGCGCGGCCGCAGATCTCGCAGTTGTAGGGAGACGCGGCGGCCTtccccgcggcggcgccggcgccgcgcGGCTGGGGCCGCTCGTTGAGGAAGAGGACCCTGGCGCTGTTGATGACGTAGGTCTGGACGCCGGCGATGTCGAGGACGTCCTCCACCTCGGTGACGCGCACCACGTCGTGGTAGGACGACCGCCGTATCTGCTTTCCGAGCCCAATGCCGGCCAAGAAACAGAGGAGAGAAGAGGAGGGATCATTCAAAACGCAACTTTTTTTCTTTTCCCAATCAATCAATCAACAagacaagagaagagaagagaagagaagaggagTGGCATTGGCACCTGGATGACCCGGTGCGACGCGTGGCGGTGGGAGCGGCAGTAGTAGCAGAATGCAGCGGGCGTGGCGCGGCAGTCGATGCAGAACATGTTGCACTCATTGCGCGGGGAGCCCGGGTGCGCCGCGCAGGCCAGGAAGAAGCGGGTGCCCAGGAGCGCCTCCAGCCAGCCGGGCACGCCGGATCCCGAGCTGTCGTCCTCCGACGAGGGCGGCGCCACCCGCCGCATCATCATGCCCACGACCACCAGCCGCCGGGCAATGCCGCTGCGCTAACTAACAGGGGAGAGGGGAGGAGAAGGGGGGGAGAAGCAGGAGGGAGTAGCGTTAGGTGTTTGGTTTGGTGGCTTCGCTCCTTCCTTGTTCGTTTCCTTGGGCAGCGTGTTAATTGGCGTGCGTTGCCTTCTCCGCTcgctctctgtttctctctctttcTTGGATGGATGGATGGTCACGTGCGGCGCGACTGCTTGATTGCTCCCCCTCCCCTCCCagcactagtagtactagtaccagCACTGTAGAAGAAGAAGTAGTGGTGCTATCTATATATGCAATGTCGGCGAGGAGGTGAAGCTGACAGTGAAACTGGTCCGTCAGAAAGAGAAAAGCAGAAATTTCCACGAATATCACACTCACcgatgtggattcttcttcccatcCTTCCTTGTAGCAGCAGGTCATGGTCGAGGGAGGGCCGTGTGATCATGATTGGACACCGATCCCTATGGTATGcatcttctcctccttctcctggtatgtcacagacacacacacacacacacagaggggGGAGGGGGGNNNNNNNNNNNNNNNNNNNNNNNNNNNNNNNNNNNNNNNNNNNNNNNNNNNNNNNNNNNNNNNNNNNNNNNNNNNNNNNNNNNNNNNNNNNNNNNNNNNNNNNNNNNNNNNNNNNNNNNNNNNNNNNNNNNNNNNNNNNNNNNNNNNNNNNNNNNNNNNNNNNNNNNNNNNNNNNNNNNNNNNNNNNNNNNNNNNNNNNNNNNNNNNNNNNNNNNNNNNNNNNNNNNNNNNNNNNNNNNNNNNNNNNNNNNNNNNNNNNNNNNNNNNNNNNNNNNNNNNNNNNNNNNNNNNNNNNNNNNNNNNNNNNNNNNNNNNNNNNNNNNNNNNNNNNNNNNNNNNNNNNNNNAGAtgcagttgttgttgttgttggcatGGACCGCTTCGCTGCTGGGCAGGCCCAGGCCCATGCATACAAAGTTGCTTTGAGGTTGCCGTAAAGCGAGCTAGCGGTTCCATTCATTCCTTCATTCAGctaagcaaaagaagaatgagaacaGAGAGAAAGAAGCCCCCTGTCTTATTCTTATAGGAGAATGAGAAGACTCGAACCCAGGCCTTCATTCAGCTAAGCAAAAGCCAAGATACATACAGTGATTCGGTTAAAAGGAAACGGAACGGGTGGCTATCTTTCAGGAGGGTTTGTCGggtttctctctttctttctttctttctttccagTAATCACATTCCACATGCTGCGTTGCTCATCCTTGACGGAAGCCGATGCTTCCAAGCAAGCACAACCAGCTTGCTCCGTTTGTCCATTCATGCCTGCCTTCCTTTCGCACTAGCTGTCTCTTCAACAACTTGCATGCTCTAATAACCATTTTCTTTCCTTGATTTTCTCCTCCTTTTCACTCTGTGCATCCACTAATGCAGATGCTCCGGGTTTCAACCTCATTTTCAGGAAAAAAAGAACAATTCTCATTTCTTCCTTCATCTACACGGGTTAATTAGTGTGCACTTTGATTCAGGATGTTTAATCACAAAGGTTATTTTAGGAGGTGTGTATAAAAATATAGTGTAGTAATCGTGATCATGGATCACCCTAAGATATGAGGATCGTTTTTGGACTAATTGAATTAACGCCGGCCACTAGCTAGCTGCTGATGCTGCATCGATCGTCATAATGAATTCCACTCATGCATGCTGACTGTATCTCTATTTATATGTCCACAGCACAATACAACACAATAAGGACCACGTCAATACGTTACACCGGCCGCCCGACTGCTAAATACAAAGTGAAGCTGACCCATCACCACATCTTTTTTCTTTATAATCAACAGCATCCACAGTCCGGCTGGGCAAATTCTGTTGAAGAATTAGCCAATTACGCAATTAATTTCAGAATATTGATCATGATTAAAACTGTTAGTACTAGCAAGCAATTAATTTCAGAATTAGGCAACAGTCTAGTATACTCGGGTCTGTCTTCAGAAATTCGGGGCCCCGGGCGAAAAAACAAAATGTGGCCCAAAATTTCGAACAATTCACATAACAAAAGAACTAATATTCGTAAAGCATACTCTCACTTTATTATATAATTTCAAATCTGTTTATTTGTACCTTATTTAGGCATAGATCAAATACTAAAGCTCAAAAGGTAAAGGGATAGCAAAGCAATAAACCAACCTCATGTTCTACCAAAAAGGAGCATCCGTCTAGTATTTTTTGAAATAAAATCCTCAATCATATCTTCGTACTTTATCTTCTCCAAGACATCCTTTTCAAGTGCTATTTGTCGCCAATCCATTAAGTCTCTCTTGTGTCATAGTAGCCGCAAGTATGACTTTAATAACTTGAGTTTAGAAAAACTCCTTTCAGCAGATGCAACCATCACAGGAATGGTCAACAAAAATTCCGTATGCAATAACAACATTATGATAGATTATGGAGCGCTTCTTCAAATAGTTCAGAATGTCAAGAGGGCCCATTGATTTATGAAGTAAATCATGGATGAAAATTAGTTCGCAACGCAATTCAAGTCCATCAATATCTGTATGTTCTCCACTCTTAACTGCATCTTCAAGATTAATACAAGCAGCCATCAAACTCTTGTCATCTGGTGATCGCAGCCTATCTGAAGTAAATAAGAAACCAAATATCTTTTGATACCCCTCATATTGTTCAAATCTAATGGTAAGTGAAGTTATAGCTTGAGTCAACAACACGTATAAAATAATTGACCCTAAATGACTCCTCTGCAGATTGTGGATCAATAGATGCATCATCTTCACCCTCATCAAATTGCCTTTTCTTTTTGATTTTACACTTGGTGCGGAACTCTTGATGAATATCCATCTCCAATGCATTTTTTTGCAACTTCCAATGCTTTTGGAAAGTCATTTTCTCTATACTTATTGAAAAAGGAAAGCAAGCCTTTTACATATTCAATTGCAATATCAATAAGCATATCCTTTGGTTGTAACTCTTTGCTAATTAAATTAACAACTGATATTATTTCATACCTAATGATGATTCATACTAAAAAATCAAAGCCACCAAGTTCATTCTTCCCCAATGATTGAGCTTCACTTTGTGTCGAAGAATCCTTATCACTTTCAGCCACTTGTAGTAAGGCCTCCCTTATTTCTGATAGCTGAAACCTTATAGCCTGAACACTATCAACACAACTCTCCCAACGAGTAGATGATAATGACTTGAGAGTCAATCCTAGTATGTTATCTTTGATAATTTTCCATCTCTTAGTAGAATTAGCAAATAttgtatagatacgttggataacTCCAATTTTTTTGTTGCTTTACGATAAGACTTTGCCATATCACATAGTGCCAAATTCAAACTATGGCAACCATAAGCTGAATATAAAGCTCTTCAGTTTGTTTCCAATACTTTTTTTGTACTCCTTTATTTTATTCCCTTTCATATTCGACCTATTATCATATCCCTGGCCTCTCACATTGTCCATATCAAGGTCAAGACTCATCAATTCCTTCTGTAGAACATCAAACAATCCTAGCCCGCTGGTATCATTCACATCCAAAAAACCTAAGAAGGATTCTTCAATGCAAAAAGAATATGAAGATGCATCAACATACCTAATTATCAAAGACATTTGTTCTTGGTGGCTTGCATCAGGAGTACAGTCAAGTATAATTGAGAAGTACTTTGCTTCTTTTACCTTCTCAATGATTTTCCGCTTGATTGTAGCAGCGAGCAAATTGATTAACTCATTCTATCTTGAGGGACCAAGATAATGATCACAAATTTTATCATTGGTGATGCGGTCAACATGCTCTTTTATAACTGGGTCAAATTCAGCCAACATTTGAACAACTCCTAAGAAACTTCCATTGTTGTCTTGGTACAACTTACTATTACTACCACATAATGCTATATTGTGTTCTACAAAAAGAACTTTTCTCCAATGttccttttccttttcaagttCTCGCTGAGCAACTTTGTCAATTGTTTGATTCTTCTCCAACATAAGGCGCAAATCATACCATGTAGTCATATTTGTGACATGTTCTCTACTATTTTCATGCTATTTAAGTCTATGACCAAGATGAGCCCAGTCACTGAAACCTTCATTTGCTAACTATTCTCTCACGAGCCCTTTCCTTAATAATTACAACAAAAACAAAATACCTTGTCAAGATCTTTGTTGTACACAAGCCATTTGCTGAATAGATGAGTCTCTTTTAGGACCCCTTTGCACCAAGACATCTACCATTTTAAGGTCAAGTGCGTCCCAATTTCTTGGATCAAATATATCAAACGGAAAAAGGATATTTGATGTCATCAACAATATTATCATCATCAGCCGTATTAGCATTATCACCTTCATTGGCAATATCAACATGATGACCTCCACCAGTAGCATTATCATCGACCCCTTCTTTGGCAATACCATCATTAAGTTCTGCATCATGAGCCTCAACCTCTATGATAGTCATCATGACCATCATCTACATTAacattgtgacgcccctgattcaatcgtacacacaaatgtgtacgatcaagatcaggggctcacgggaagatatcacaacacaactctagacacagtttaaaacaatacaagcttcatattacaagccaggggcctcgagggatcgaatacataagctcaaaagcACAAGAgttagtggaagcaacaatatctgagtatggACATAAGTAAAACAAGACCGCCTtaataaggctagcacaaaagcaacaacgatcgaaaaggcaaggcctcctgcctcggacctcctaactactcctggtcgtcggtggtctccacgtagtagtagcctccctcggggtagtagtagacgtcggcggtggcatctagctcctgggatccaccatctgatcgcaacaaccgggtataggggaaaaagaggtagcaaagcaaccgtgagtactcatccgaagtactcgcaaggCTTACATTAGATCTTGACtaaatatgcatcagtatcaaaggaatgggcTGTATCCGTGGAATGAATTGCAGAAttccagaagagaaggga
The sequence above is drawn from the Triticum aestivum cultivar Chinese Spring chromosome 7A, IWGSC CS RefSeq v2.1, whole genome shotgun sequence genome and encodes:
- the LOC123154220 gene encoding protein RGF1 INDUCIBLE TRANSCRIPTION FACTOR 1 → MMMRRVAPPSSEDDSSGSGVPGWLEALLGTRFFLACAAHPGSPRNECNMFCIDCRATPAAFCYYCRSHRHASHRVIQIRRSSYHDVVRVTEVEDVLDIAGVQTYVINSARVLFLNERPQPRGAGAAAGKAAASPYNCEICGRALLDPFRFCSLGCKLVDTKTHGHGHGHGATVVGKVDGGGGSGSEAEAGGSKNGARPQGRRRKGTPHRAPFGS